The following proteins come from a genomic window of Deltaproteobacteria bacterium:
- a CDS encoding extracellular solute-binding protein produces the protein MVLKFIQNFRFDSLAPWERVRVRAVRSGKFTAKACPHLSPLPEGEEVRKSVGSDNRRNKVFVVVLALSFVFFTQLTLAAQSPTEWEQTLAAARKEGIVVVGIPASTELRTLIGEKFKNKFGISIELLAARGPENVTRILTEYSAGVRYYDVLVAGGATPLPMIAAGAAEDFTQYMILPEVKDPKYWWGGHIWEDNVSTERYSYAFLCYTSETWWYNSSQADMNEARTYDDLLNPKWKGRIGLLDPRNPGSGQNTWSFIWKVKGEEYLAKLAQQDLLINQNLRQLADGLAKGKLAFTLGLSHYTYVPFIKAGLPVKPVSRIKEGAHANNGSGVVTVVKNPPHPNAAKIFVNWLLSKEGQELYGKAMTQGTRRLDVNTTWLKEAGIQGCKDVMTVDDYLRLETHLESSVKKIRGPAVALANKLLK, from the coding sequence ATGGTTTTGAAGTTTATACAGAACTTCCGATTCGATTCCCTCGCCCCCTGGGAGAGGGTAAGGGTGAGGGCTGTTCGAAGCGGAAAATTCACAGCCAAAGCGTGCCCTCACCTCAGTCCTCTCCCAGAGGGAGAGGAAGTAAGAAAGTCGGTCGGATCGGATAACCGAAGGAACAAGGTTTTTGTTGTCGTGCTCGCGCTCAGCTTTGTTTTCTTTACACAGCTCACGCTCGCCGCCCAGTCTCCCACCGAATGGGAACAAACTCTCGCCGCCGCACGAAAAGAAGGCATCGTGGTCGTCGGCATTCCCGCCAGCACCGAGCTGCGCACGCTGATCGGCGAAAAGTTCAAAAACAAATTTGGCATCTCGATCGAGCTGCTTGCCGCGCGCGGACCTGAAAACGTCACGCGCATTTTGACCGAGTACAGTGCCGGCGTGCGCTACTACGACGTGCTTGTCGCCGGCGGCGCGACGCCACTGCCAATGATAGCGGCGGGTGCGGCAGAGGATTTCACGCAGTATATGATTCTCCCGGAAGTGAAAGATCCCAAATACTGGTGGGGCGGCCATATCTGGGAAGATAACGTCAGTACCGAACGCTATAGTTATGCCTTCCTCTGCTACACCAGTGAAACCTGGTGGTATAACTCAAGCCAAGCGGACATGAACGAGGCCCGCACCTACGACGATTTGCTCAATCCCAAATGGAAAGGGCGCATCGGTTTGCTCGATCCGCGCAACCCTGGCTCGGGACAGAATACTTGGTCATTTATCTGGAAGGTCAAGGGCGAAGAATATCTCGCCAAGCTGGCGCAGCAGGATTTGCTGATCAATCAAAACCTCAGGCAGCTTGCCGACGGGTTGGCAAAGGGCAAGCTCGCGTTCACGCTGGGCTTGAGCCACTATACCTATGTGCCGTTTATCAAAGCGGGCCTGCCGGTGAAGCCGGTGTCGCGCATTAAAGAAGGCGCACATGCCAACAATGGCAGCGGCGTCGTAACGGTGGTGAAAAATCCGCCCCATCCCAATGCGGCAAAAATTTTCGTCAATTGGTTATTGAGCAAAGAAGGGCAAGAGCTTTACGGCAAGGCCATGACCCAAGGCACGCGCCGCCTCGACGTTAACACAACTTGGTTGAAAGAGGCCGGCATCCAGGGATGCAAGGACGTGATGACCGTCGATGATTATCTCCGTTTGGAAACGCATCTCGAATCGTCGGTGAAAAAAATCAGAGGCCCCGCCGTCGCTCTGGCCAACAAATTATTAAAGTAG